A genome region from Desulfonatronovibrio magnus includes the following:
- the nusB gene encoding transcription antitermination factor NusB, producing the protein MNKTSKSQTKQDNSRSNHRAYAFQVLYSLNFSQSIDCLKETYNGFLEESKLSGQDMNTFAWSIIHGVWENLDDLDDIISQYSRNWKLKRIAKIELTILRLSVYEMRYCQDMPLKVAINEGVELAKKFGDGNSRNFVNGILDAVGKDIKNGKFGISKGF; encoded by the coding sequence ATGAACAAAACCAGCAAGTCCCAGACAAAGCAGGACAACTCCAGAAGTAACCACAGAGCGTATGCTTTTCAGGTTCTTTATTCGTTGAATTTCAGCCAGTCAATAGACTGCCTGAAAGAGACTTATAATGGCTTCTTAGAAGAGTCAAAACTTTCAGGCCAGGATATGAATACTTTTGCCTGGTCGATTATTCATGGAGTTTGGGAAAATCTGGATGATCTCGATGACATCATTTCCCAGTATTCCCGAAACTGGAAGTTAAAAAGGATCGCCAAAATTGAGCTGACAATTCTGCGTTTGTCTGTATATGAAATGCGCTATTGTCAGGACATGCCTCTCAAAGTAGCCATTAATGAAGGCGTTGAACTGGCGAAAAAATTTGGCGACGGAAATTCCAGAAATTTTGTAAATGGTATCTTAGATGCAGTGGGTAAAGACATAAAAAATGGTAAATTTGGGATTAGTAAAGGATTTTAA
- the leuS gene encoding leucine--tRNA ligase: MIEKKYTPLAIEAKWQQKWDNDQTFAVSHEDIRPKYYVLEMFPYPSGRIHMGHVRNYSIGDVVARLKTMMGYNVIHPMGWDAFGMPAENAAIKNRTHPAKWTYENISYMRSELKKLGYSYDWSRELATCHPGYYKWEQLFFIKFMENGLVYRKKAPVNWCSQCSTVLANEQVEAGICWRCDTVVEKKELSQWFLRITNYAEELLECLNSLEQGWPERVIAMQKNWIGKSTGMEIDFAIEDMEQKIRVFTTRQDTLFGATFMSLAPEHPLVELLIADSPDKDRITDFIQQVTRMDNISRTSESLEKEGMFTGKYCINPVTQDKMPIYIANFVLVEYGTGAVMAVPAHDQRDLEFARKYNLPVRVVVQNPEDPVEEVSEQAYADPGVMVNSGQFNGMDSVEAKAAIADFLEKQDLGKRTVNFRLRDWNISRQRFWGAPIPIIYCEQCGPVPVPEKDLPVILPEDTEMSEDGKSPLPRLEEFINTTCPKCQGPGKRETDTMDTFVESSWYFARYADARNEDLPFDRNAVDYWLPVDQYIGGIEHAILHLLYSRFYVKALRDLGYLSIDEPFSNLLTQGMVLKDGAKMSKSKGNVVDPDDMIQKYGADTVRLFCLFASPPEKDLEWSDSAIEGAYRFLNRLWRLVMELLPILTPTGPCASFEQTELTEVQKELRAKEHDTIRRVSKDMIDKFQFNTAIAGAMELVNTINQLKDKLTDTQQGQQLLSSAIASVLTILNPITPHICEELWQEIKYQQPLTRASWPTYDPQALIRDEVLVVVQVNGKLRSKLNVAADIDKQELTRLALSDEKIQKHIEGKEIVKTIVVPGKLVNIAVKG; the protein is encoded by the coding sequence ATGATTGAAAAAAAGTACACCCCCTTGGCAATTGAAGCCAAATGGCAGCAAAAATGGGACAATGATCAGACTTTTGCCGTCTCTCATGAAGATATTCGCCCCAAATACTATGTTCTGGAAATGTTCCCCTATCCTTCTGGGCGGATTCATATGGGGCATGTGCGCAATTATTCCATTGGAGATGTAGTTGCAAGGCTCAAAACCATGATGGGTTACAATGTCATCCATCCTATGGGCTGGGATGCCTTTGGCATGCCTGCGGAAAACGCAGCCATAAAAAACAGAACTCATCCTGCTAAGTGGACCTATGAAAACATTTCCTATATGCGCTCAGAACTGAAAAAACTGGGCTATTCATACGACTGGTCCCGGGAGCTCGCCACCTGTCATCCAGGCTATTACAAATGGGAACAGCTGTTCTTCATCAAATTCATGGAAAACGGTCTTGTGTATCGCAAAAAGGCTCCGGTCAACTGGTGTTCGCAGTGCTCTACTGTTCTGGCCAACGAGCAGGTTGAAGCAGGAATATGCTGGCGATGTGATACAGTGGTTGAGAAAAAAGAACTCTCTCAATGGTTTCTGCGCATTACCAACTACGCTGAAGAACTTCTGGAATGCCTGAACAGTCTTGAACAGGGTTGGCCGGAAAGAGTCATCGCCATGCAGAAAAACTGGATTGGTAAAAGTACAGGCATGGAGATCGACTTTGCCATTGAAGACATGGAGCAGAAAATCCGAGTTTTCACTACGAGACAGGACACTCTTTTTGGTGCCACTTTCATGAGCCTTGCTCCAGAACATCCACTGGTGGAACTGTTGATAGCTGACAGTCCTGATAAAGACAGGATAACTGATTTTATTCAGCAGGTAACCCGCATGGATAATATCTCCCGCACATCAGAAAGCCTGGAAAAGGAAGGTATGTTCACCGGCAAGTACTGTATAAACCCTGTGACTCAGGATAAAATGCCCATATATATTGCTAATTTTGTACTGGTGGAATACGGAACCGGTGCTGTTATGGCGGTTCCCGCACATGATCAGCGTGATCTTGAATTTGCACGCAAGTACAACCTGCCTGTTAGAGTGGTTGTGCAAAACCCTGAAGATCCCGTCGAGGAAGTTTCTGAACAGGCCTATGCTGATCCTGGAGTCATGGTGAATTCAGGACAATTCAACGGCATGGACAGTGTTGAAGCTAAAGCTGCTATTGCTGACTTTCTCGAAAAACAGGACCTTGGCAAAAGGACTGTCAATTTCAGGTTAAGAGACTGGAATATTTCCAGACAAAGATTCTGGGGAGCTCCTATTCCCATAATTTATTGTGAGCAATGCGGACCAGTTCCGGTACCTGAAAAGGATCTGCCTGTAATACTGCCCGAAGATACTGAAATGTCCGAAGACGGCAAGTCTCCCCTGCCCCGTCTCGAGGAGTTTATCAATACCACCTGTCCAAAATGTCAAGGTCCCGGCAAAAGAGAAACCGACACCATGGATACCTTTGTAGAATCATCCTGGTATTTTGCCAGATATGCTGATGCAAGAAATGAGGATTTACCGTTTGACAGAAACGCAGTGGATTACTGGCTTCCAGTTGATCAATACATTGGCGGAATAGAACACGCAATTCTACACCTTTTATACTCACGATTCTATGTAAAAGCTCTGCGTGATCTGGGATACCTGAGTATTGACGAACCGTTTTCAAATCTTCTTACTCAAGGCATGGTGCTCAAAGACGGTGCCAAAATGTCCAAATCCAAGGGCAATGTTGTTGATCCTGATGACATGATTCAGAAATATGGTGCCGACACAGTACGTTTATTCTGTCTTTTTGCCTCGCCTCCGGAAAAAGATCTGGAATGGAGCGATTCAGCCATCGAGGGTGCTTATCGTTTTTTGAACCGCCTCTGGCGATTAGTTATGGAATTGTTGCCGATACTGACCCCCACAGGACCTTGTGCCTCATTTGAGCAGACTGAACTGACAGAGGTACAAAAAGAGCTGCGTGCCAAAGAACATGACACGATTCGCAGAGTATCTAAAGATATGATTGACAAGTTTCAGTTTAATACCGCCATTGCCGGAGCCATGGAGCTGGTCAATACCATTAATCAACTCAAGGACAAACTGACGGATACACAACAGGGGCAACAGCTTCTTTCTTCAGCTATCGCCTCGGTTTTGACCATTCTTAACCCCATAACTCCTCATATTTGTGAAGAACTCTGGCAGGAAATAAAATATCAGCAACCGCTGACCAGGGCTTCATGGCCCACTTATGATCCCCAGGCCCTGATCAGGGATGAAGTTCTTGTAGTTGTTCAGGTAAACGGCAAGTTAAGATCAAAACTTAATGTTGCTGCTGATATAGACAAACAGGAACTTACCCGTTTGGCTCTAAGTGATGAAAAAATACAAAAGCATATTGAAGGCAAGGAAATTGTAAAAACCATTGTTGTGCCTGGAAAGCTGGTTAATATTGCGGTAAAAGGATAA
- the lptE gene encoding DUF4136 domain-containing protein yields the protein MPKLIVILFLLLTFLTSSCGYNFVGTAPINLPHDKKNLFINFVLNPTQEAWLEPYLRSQFRDEFTRRGQVNWVSEESAEALVTIQINEFRTSDSLTARQDRTVRTTVVINMEAKFLDARTSELIWSSGQATGSSSFFLAAEDASMPGSSGPLQQRASREAVDQAVTRIADRLGERF from the coding sequence ATGCCAAAACTTATTGTAATTTTATTTCTTCTGCTGACATTCTTAACAAGCTCATGCGGATACAACTTTGTTGGGACTGCTCCCATCAACCTGCCCCATGACAAAAAGAATCTTTTTATCAATTTTGTTTTGAATCCCACTCAGGAGGCCTGGTTAGAGCCATATCTGCGTTCCCAGTTCAGGGATGAGTTTACCAGAAGAGGACAGGTCAACTGGGTGTCTGAAGAAAGTGCTGAGGCTCTTGTCACAATTCAAATAAACGAGTTCCGCACTTCGGACAGCCTTACTGCGAGACAGGACAGAACTGTCAGGACTACAGTTGTTATCAATATGGAGGCAAAATTTCTCGATGCCAGAACTTCAGAGCTCATCTGGTCGTCAGGTCAGGCTACCGGAAGCAGTTCTTTTTTTCTTGCTGCTGAAGATGCCTCCATGCCTGGATCGTCTGGTCCTTTGCAACAAAGAGCTTCCCGTGAAGCAGTTGACCAGGCTGTAACCCGTATTGCCGACCGCCTTGGTGAAAGATTTTAG
- the holA gene encoding DNA polymerase III subunit delta: MSRPGFYFCFCPDANLIKMQIDRLLAGSGQDNWQLQTIWLDEQDQRQKIWSALNMPNMTGTPRAIILRHCESVEAAFWKDISPNLKGFKPKIWPFFCFESAWDKGKPKIPAPLKKTKYYKYADNKKWIWEYPGLNHQNIRRYVEQKCQDLGLSIPSTILGLLCENLPKDSAGIDNELEKIALLAHHDNTITKEHLRVISWQPDIDIFAFLKQVQSDGDIASAWNKIFSEKLKGQEMLYPFIGLLLRETRILWLLATGQGNKARIHPAYKNQKANLARKLGLEKISALWDMLLDADVGVKSGNVPSEQAMEKLTAGLFKLFSNRN, translated from the coding sequence ATGAGCAGGCCTGGTTTTTATTTCTGCTTTTGCCCTGATGCCAACCTGATCAAGATGCAGATTGATCGTCTTCTTGCCGGGTCAGGGCAGGACAACTGGCAGCTCCAGACTATTTGGCTTGATGAACAGGATCAGCGGCAGAAAATTTGGTCCGCCCTGAACATGCCTAATATGACTGGAACACCGAGAGCCATAATACTCAGGCATTGTGAATCTGTGGAGGCAGCTTTCTGGAAGGATATTTCTCCCAACCTGAAAGGTTTCAAACCAAAAATATGGCCTTTCTTCTGTTTTGAGTCTGCCTGGGACAAAGGAAAACCCAAAATTCCTGCTCCTCTGAAAAAAACCAAATATTATAAGTATGCAGATAATAAAAAATGGATTTGGGAATATCCTGGTCTAAACCATCAGAATATCCGCAGGTATGTAGAACAGAAGTGTCAGGACCTGGGACTTTCCATCCCGTCAACGATTCTTGGGCTGCTTTGCGAAAACCTGCCAAAAGACAGCGCAGGCATTGACAACGAGCTTGAAAAAATTGCTTTACTGGCACACCATGATAATACTATTACTAAGGAACATCTAAGAGTAATCTCCTGGCAGCCTGATATTGATATATTTGCTTTTTTAAAACAGGTACAGTCTGATGGCGATATTGCTTCTGCCTGGAATAAAATTTTCAGTGAAAAACTTAAAGGCCAGGAAATGCTTTATCCCTTTATCGGGCTGTTGCTCAGGGAAACAAGAATACTATGGCTTCTTGCTACTGGACAGGGAAACAAGGCTCGAATCCACCCCGCTTATAAGAATCAGAAAGCAAATCTTGCACGAAAATTAGGGTTGGAAAAAATTTCTGCATTGTGGGATATGCTTCTTGATGCTGATGTGGGAGTCAAGTCAGGAAATGTTCCTTCTGAGCAGGCCATGGAAAAGCTGACAGCCGGACTTTTTAAGCTTTTCAGTAACCGAAATTAG
- the radC gene encoding RadC family protein — protein MSKEQPHYIGHRKRLKQRFDNEPSQLHDYELLELILGYAVPRRDTKPLAKNLLFRYKSFKEVLAAKPKDLAKIEGVGPGVITFLKIWREFWARTQQSSLTQKSFLNTPEKVVTLARSRLEFKDIEEFWVILVDNKNRLLTFEKMSKGTVDQAPVFPREIIAKALESRASGIILVHNHPGGDPEPSLQDRELTSKIKRVSQEMGIRILDHIIVADESHFSFQEYGYI, from the coding sequence ATGAGTAAGGAACAACCTCATTATATCGGCCATAGAAAAAGGCTCAAACAAAGGTTTGACAACGAACCTTCACAATTGCACGATTATGAGCTATTGGAACTTATTCTTGGTTACGCGGTTCCAAGAAGAGATACCAAACCTCTCGCTAAAAATCTTCTATTTAGATACAAAAGCTTCAAGGAGGTATTGGCTGCCAAACCTAAAGATCTTGCAAAGATTGAAGGTGTCGGCCCCGGGGTTATAACTTTTTTAAAAATCTGGCGAGAGTTCTGGGCCAGAACTCAGCAATCAAGCCTGACTCAGAAAAGTTTTCTCAATACACCTGAAAAGGTTGTGACCCTGGCAAGGTCCAGGCTGGAATTTAAAGATATTGAAGAATTCTGGGTCATACTGGTTGATAATAAAAACAGATTACTTACCTTTGAAAAGATGAGCAAAGGTACTGTGGACCAGGCCCCGGTATTTCCAAGAGAAATTATTGCCAAAGCTCTGGAGTCAAGAGCCAGCGGAATAATCCTGGTCCATAATCATCCTGGCGGCGACCCTGAACCCTCTTTGCAGGACAGAGAACTGACCAGTAAAATCAAAAGAGTATCTCAAGAAATGGGCATCAGGATTCTTGATCACATTATTGTTGCTGATGAAAGCCACTTCAGCTTTCAGGAATATGGATATATATAA
- a CDS encoding acylphosphatase, translating to MESMRCVISGKVQGVYFRAWTKEQADSLGIKGWVRNISEGRVEVLAQGGEEPVKEFKTRLIQGSSMSEVKNIECETMDYDKEYSIFEIR from the coding sequence ATGGAATCAATGCGATGCGTAATAAGTGGAAAGGTACAGGGTGTATATTTCAGAGCCTGGACTAAAGAGCAGGCTGACAGTCTCGGGATTAAGGGTTGGGTCAGAAATATCAGCGAAGGCAGAGTTGAAGTATTAGCTCAGGGCGGTGAAGAGCCGGTAAAAGAATTCAAGACCAGGCTGATTCAGGGGTCTTCCATGAGTGAAGTAAAAAATATTGAATGCGAAACAATGGACTATGACAAGGAATACTCAATCTTTGAAATCAGATAA